The Pseudomonas extremaustralis genome contains a region encoding:
- a CDS encoding FmdB family zinc ribbon protein, whose amino-acid sequence MPMYDYQCASCGHQLEAIQKISAAPLVDCPACQAPELKKMLSMPGFRLSGSGWYETDFKTGSKKNLAGGDKAD is encoded by the coding sequence ATGCCCATGTACGACTATCAATGTGCTTCCTGTGGTCATCAGTTGGAAGCCATCCAGAAGATCAGCGCCGCGCCGCTGGTCGATTGCCCGGCCTGCCAGGCGCCTGAGCTCAAGAAGATGTTGTCCATGCCGGGCTTCCGCCTGAGCGGCAGCGGCTGGTACGAGACCGATTTCAAGACCGGCTCGAAGAAAAACCTGGCGGGCGGCGACAAAGCAGACTGA
- the ybgF gene encoding tol-pal system protein YbgF: MRTCRRALTVLALSLAPLAVWAAVPVVDSNSGYNNSGSSYPPAGYGTNGAYAGGAATSAPSAQGELFNQLQRMQDQLSQQQGAIEVLQNQVNQLKQEGLERYQDLDRRIGAGVTPAATPDNSSAGGAPSAVAVGAAAGAAAGSQPPAASSEPGDPAKEKLYYDAAFDLIKAKDFDKASQAFTAFLRKYPNSQYAGNAQYWLGEVNLAKGDLQGAGQAFAKVSQLYPKHAKVPDSLYKLADVERRLGHTDKVKGILQQVVAQYPGTSAAQLAQRDLQRL, translated from the coding sequence ATGCGAACGTGCCGTCGTGCTCTAACTGTATTGGCTCTCAGCCTCGCTCCGCTTGCGGTGTGGGCTGCGGTTCCTGTGGTAGATAGCAACTCAGGCTATAACAATAGCGGGAGCAGTTATCCGCCAGCAGGTTATGGCACGAACGGCGCCTATGCTGGGGGGGCGGCTACGTCCGCGCCCTCGGCACAGGGCGAACTGTTCAACCAGCTGCAACGCATGCAGGATCAATTGTCGCAGCAGCAGGGCGCCATTGAAGTTCTGCAGAATCAAGTGAACCAGCTGAAGCAAGAAGGCCTGGAGCGTTACCAGGATCTTGATCGACGTATAGGAGCCGGCGTTACACCTGCCGCTACTCCTGATAATTCTTCTGCCGGTGGCGCGCCAAGTGCCGTCGCCGTTGGTGCTGCGGCTGGGGCCGCAGCTGGCAGCCAACCCCCTGCCGCCAGCAGCGAACCGGGTGATCCGGCGAAAGAAAAGCTGTATTACGATGCAGCCTTCGACCTGATCAAAGCCAAGGACTTCGATAAAGCCAGTCAGGCATTTACCGCATTCCTGCGCAAATACCCGAATAGCCAGTACGCGGGCAATGCCCAATACTGGTTGGGCGAGGTTAACCTGGCAAAGGGTGATCTGCAGGGTGCCGGCCAAGCATTTGCCAAGGTCAGCCAGCTGTACCCCAAGCACGCCAAGGTGCCGGATTCGCTGTACAAACTCGCTGACGTAGAGCGCCGCCTGGGTCATACCGACAAGGTCAAAGGCATTCTGCAGCAGGTGGTGGCCCAATATCCTGGGACGTCTGCTGCCCAGTTGGCCCAACGGGATCTGCAACGCTTGTAA
- the ruvA gene encoding Holliday junction branch migration protein RuvA gives MIGRLRGTLAEKQPPHLILDVNGLGYELEVPMTTLYRLPSVGEPITLHTHLVVREDAQLLYGFIGKRDRDFFRELIRLNGVGPKLALALMSSLEVDELVRAVSAQDTSALTKVPGVGKKTAERLLVELKDRFKAWEVAPSMFALVPNQPDMPAGQVASAESDAVSALISLGYKPQEASKAVSAIKDKNLSSEDMIRRALKGMI, from the coding sequence GTGATTGGACGCTTGCGCGGCACCCTGGCTGAGAAACAGCCGCCGCACCTGATTCTGGATGTCAACGGGCTGGGGTATGAGCTGGAAGTGCCCATGACCACCCTGTATCGCCTTCCGTCGGTCGGTGAGCCAATAACCCTGCACACCCACTTGGTGGTGCGCGAAGATGCGCAACTGCTCTATGGTTTCATCGGCAAGCGCGACCGCGACTTCTTCCGCGAGTTGATTCGCCTCAATGGCGTCGGCCCGAAACTGGCCCTGGCACTGATGTCGAGCCTCGAAGTGGACGAGTTGGTACGTGCCGTTTCCGCCCAGGACACCTCGGCGTTGACCAAGGTGCCGGGTGTGGGCAAGAAAACCGCCGAACGCCTGCTCGTGGAACTCAAGGACCGCTTTAAAGCCTGGGAAGTGGCGCCAAGCATGTTCGCCCTGGTGCCAAACCAGCCGGATATGCCAGCGGGTCAGGTGGCCAGTGCCGAAAGCGATGCGGTCAGTGCGCTGATTTCCCTGGGCTACAAGCCGCAGGAAGCCAGCAAGGCGGTGTCGGCCATCAAGGACAAGAACCTGAGCAGCGAAGACATGATCCGCCGAGCCCTGAAGGGAATGATTTAA
- a CDS encoding YebC/PmpR family DNA-binding transcriptional regulator — protein sequence MAGHSKWANIKHRKERQDAKKGKIFTKWIRELTVAARQGGGDPGSNPRLRLALDKALGANMSRDIIDRAVARGAGAADTDDMVELTYEGYGPGGVAVMVECMTDNRNRTAAAVRHAFSKCGGNLGTDGSVAYLFERKGQISFAPGTDEDALMEAAMEADADDVVTNEDGSIDVFTSFAGFYAVRNALEAAGFKGTDAEIVMLPTTSAELDLEGAQKVLKMLDMLEDLDDVQNVYSNADIPESVAEQLG from the coding sequence ATGGCTGGCCATTCCAAGTGGGCGAACATCAAGCACCGCAAAGAGCGTCAGGATGCCAAGAAAGGCAAGATATTCACCAAGTGGATTCGCGAGCTGACCGTCGCTGCCCGCCAGGGTGGCGGTGACCCCGGCTCCAACCCGCGCCTGCGCCTGGCGCTGGACAAGGCCCTTGGCGCCAACATGAGTCGCGACATCATCGACCGGGCCGTGGCCCGCGGCGCCGGCGCTGCCGATACCGACGACATGGTCGAACTGACCTATGAAGGCTACGGCCCCGGCGGCGTGGCCGTGATGGTCGAGTGCATGACCGACAACCGTAACCGCACCGCGGCCGCCGTGCGTCATGCTTTCAGCAAATGCGGCGGCAACCTGGGGACCGATGGTTCGGTGGCCTACCTGTTTGAGCGCAAGGGGCAGATATCCTTCGCGCCGGGTACGGATGAAGATGCGCTGATGGAAGCCGCCATGGAGGCCGATGCCGACGACGTGGTGACCAACGAAGACGGCTCCATCGATGTGTTCACCTCGTTCGCCGGATTCTATGCCGTGCGTAACGCGCTGGAAGCCGCCGGATTCAAAGGCACCGACGCGGAAATCGTGATGCTGCCGACCACCAGTGCCGAGCTGGACCTGGAGGGTGCGCAGAAAGTGTTGAAGATGCTGGATATGCTCGAAGACCTGGATGATGTGCAGAACGTCTATTCGAACGCCGACATCCCGGAGTCAGTGGCCGAACAGCTAGGCTGA
- the ruvB gene encoding Holliday junction branch migration DNA helicase RuvB — MIEADRLIAATGPRDREEVQDRAIRPLSLAEYIGQPTVREQMELFIQAARGRSESLDHTLIFGPPGLGKTTLANIIAQEMGVSIKSTSGPVLERPGDLAALLTNLEPHDVLFIDEIHRLSPIVEEVLYPAMEDFQLDIMIGEGPAARSIKLDLPPFTLVGATTRAGMLTNPLRDRFGIVQRLEFYSTADLATIVSRSASILGLPLDPEGAFEIARRARGTPRIANRLLRRVRDFAEVRAKGHITKAVADLALNLLDVDEHGFDHQDRRLLLTMIEKFDGGPVGVDSLAAAISEERHTIEDVLEPYLIQQGYIMRTPRGRVVTRHAYLHFGLNIPSRLGEMPVVDEFLDAVDD; from the coding sequence GTGATTGAAGCTGATCGTCTGATCGCGGCCACCGGCCCTCGGGACCGCGAAGAAGTCCAGGACCGCGCCATCCGCCCCCTGAGCCTGGCCGAGTACATCGGCCAGCCGACCGTGCGCGAGCAGATGGAGTTGTTTATCCAGGCCGCGCGTGGGCGCAGCGAGTCCCTGGATCACACCCTGATCTTTGGCCCGCCGGGTCTGGGCAAGACCACCCTGGCGAACATCATTGCCCAGGAGATGGGCGTGTCGATCAAGTCCACTTCCGGCCCCGTACTGGAGCGTCCGGGTGACCTGGCGGCGTTGCTGACCAATCTTGAGCCGCACGATGTGCTGTTTATCGACGAAATCCATCGTCTTTCACCGATCGTCGAGGAAGTACTGTACCCGGCGATGGAAGACTTCCAACTCGACATCATGATCGGCGAAGGCCCGGCGGCCCGCTCGATCAAACTCGACCTGCCGCCGTTCACCCTGGTCGGCGCGACCACCCGTGCCGGGATGCTCACCAACCCGCTGCGGGACCGTTTCGGCATCGTTCAGCGTCTGGAGTTCTATAGCACGGCGGACCTGGCGACCATCGTCAGCCGTTCGGCGAGCATTCTCGGTTTGCCGCTGGACCCGGAAGGCGCGTTTGAGATAGCCCGCCGGGCCCGCGGCACGCCACGCATCGCCAATCGACTGTTGCGTCGCGTGCGCGACTTCGCCGAGGTTCGGGCCAAGGGCCATATCACCAAGGCCGTGGCCGACCTGGCCTTGAACCTGCTGGATGTGGACGAGCATGGCTTCGATCATCAGGATCGACGACTACTCTTGACCATGATCGAGAAGTTCGACGGGGGCCCTGTCGGGGTCGACAGTCTGGCGGCGGCCATCAGTGAAGAACGTCATACCATCGAAGATGTGCTGGAGCCGTACCTGATCCAACAGGGCTACATCATGCGCACGCCACGGGGCCGGGTGGTGACGCGCCACGCCTATTTGCACTTTGGGCTAAACATTCCGTCACGATTGGGTGAGATGCCTGTGGTAGACGAATTCCTCGATGCAGTGGACGATTAA
- the pal gene encoding peptidoglycan-associated lipoprotein Pal yields the protein MEMLKFGKFAALALALSVAVGCSSKGGDNAGEGAAVDPNAGYGANSGAVDGSLSEEAALRAITTFYFEYDSSDLKPEAMRALDVHAKDLKANGARVVLEGNTDERGTREYNMALGERRAKAVQRYLVLQGVAPGQLELVSYGKERPVATGHDEQSWAQNRRVELRK from the coding sequence ATGGAAATGCTGAAGTTTGGTAAGTTTGCTGCTCTGGCTCTGGCTCTGTCCGTAGCCGTTGGTTGCTCGTCTAAAGGCGGCGACAATGCCGGTGAAGGCGCAGCTGTTGATCCAAACGCTGGTTACGGCGCTAACTCTGGTGCAGTTGACGGCTCCCTGAGCGAAGAAGCTGCTCTGCGCGCTATCACCACTTTCTACTTCGAATACGACAGTTCGGATCTGAAACCAGAAGCCATGCGCGCTCTGGACGTTCACGCCAAAGACCTGAAAGCTAACGGCGCTCGCGTTGTACTGGAAGGTAACACTGACGAACGTGGTACTCGTGAGTACAACATGGCACTGGGCGAGCGTCGTGCGAAAGCCGTTCAGCGTTACCTGGTACTGCAAGGTGTTGCTCCAGGCCAACTGGAACTGGTTTCCTACGGTAAAGAGCGTCCAGTCGCTACTGGCCACGACGAGCAGTCCTGGGCTCAAAACCGTCGCGTCGAACTGCGTAAGTAA
- the tolQ gene encoding protein TolQ, which translates to MEPTVVDHSSMWSLVSNASVVVQLVMLTLVAASVTSWVMIFQRSNLLRAGRRALESFEERFWSGIDLSKLYRQAGSNPDPDSGVEQIFRAGFKEFSRLRQQPGVDPEAVMEGVARAMRVAISREEEKLEQSLPFLATVGSVSPYIGLFGTVWGIMNSFRGLAQAQQATLATVAPGIAEALVATAIGLFAAIPAVIAYNRFAATSETLIARYYTFAEEFQAILHRKVHTSEE; encoded by the coding sequence GTGGAACCTACCGTCGTCGACCATTCCTCCATGTGGAGCCTGGTCAGCAATGCCAGTGTTGTGGTTCAACTGGTCATGCTGACCCTGGTAGCCGCATCGGTTACCTCTTGGGTCATGATTTTTCAGCGCAGCAACCTGCTGCGTGCCGGTCGACGTGCCCTGGAGAGCTTTGAAGAGCGCTTCTGGTCGGGAATCGACCTGTCCAAGCTGTACCGCCAGGCTGGCAGCAACCCGGATCCGGATTCGGGCGTCGAACAGATCTTCCGCGCCGGCTTCAAGGAGTTTTCCCGCCTGCGCCAGCAACCGGGCGTTGACCCTGAAGCGGTAATGGAAGGTGTGGCCCGTGCCATGCGCGTCGCGATCTCCCGTGAAGAAGAGAAGCTGGAGCAGAGCCTGCCGTTCCTCGCGACTGTCGGTTCCGTGAGCCCATACATCGGCCTGTTCGGTACCGTGTGGGGGATCATGAACTCTTTCCGCGGCCTGGCCCAGGCCCAGCAAGCGACCCTCGCCACCGTGGCTCCGGGTATCGCCGAAGCCCTGGTTGCCACCGCGATTGGCCTGTTCGCCGCTATCCCCGCAGTAATCGCCTACAACCGCTTTGCTGCCACTAGCGAAACGTTGATCGCTCGTTACTACACCTTCGCCGAAGAATTCCAGGCGATCCTGCACCGTAAAGTGCACACCAGCGAAGAATAA
- the aspS gene encoding aspartate--tRNA ligase, translated as MMRSHYCGQLNETLDGQEITLCGWVHRRRDHGGVIFLDIRDRDGLAQVVFDPDRADSFAAADRVRSEYVVKITGKVRLRPAGAVNPNMASGAIEVLGYELEVLNESETPPFPLNEYSDVGEETRLRYRFLDLRRPEMAEKLRLRSRMTTSIRRFLDENGFLDVETPILTRATPEGARDYLVPSRTHAGSFFALPQSPQLFKQLLMVAGFDRYYQIAKCFRDEDLRADRQPEFTQIDIETSFLDEKEIMGITEKMIRNLFKEVLDLEFGEFPHMTFEEAMRRYGSDKPDLRIPLELVDVADQLKDVDFKVFSGPANDPKCRIAALRVPGGASMPRKQIDDYTKFVGIYGAKGLAYIKVNERAKGVEGLQSPIVKNIPEANLNVILDRVGAVDGDIVFFGADKAKIVSEALGALRIKLGHDLDLLTCKWAPMWVVDFPMFEENDDGSFSALHHPFTAPKCSPEELEANPAGALSRAYDMVLNGTELGGGSIRIHRKEMQQAVFRLLGIDEAEQEEKFGFLLDALKYGAPPHGGLAFGLDRLVMLMTGAQSIREVIAFPKTQSAADVMTQAPGVVDAKALRELHIRLRETPKAE; from the coding sequence ATGATGCGCAGCCACTATTGCGGCCAACTGAACGAGACCCTGGATGGTCAGGAAATCACCCTTTGCGGATGGGTTCACCGTCGCCGCGACCACGGCGGGGTGATCTTCCTCGATATCCGTGATCGTGATGGTCTGGCCCAGGTGGTGTTCGACCCTGATCGCGCTGACAGCTTCGCCGCCGCCGACCGCGTGCGCAGCGAGTATGTCGTGAAGATCACCGGCAAGGTCCGTCTGCGTCCGGCCGGTGCCGTTAACCCGAACATGGCGTCCGGCGCGATCGAAGTGCTGGGTTACGAGCTGGAAGTGTTGAACGAGTCGGAAACCCCGCCGTTCCCACTGAACGAATACTCCGACGTCGGTGAAGAAACCCGCCTGCGCTATCGCTTCCTGGACCTGCGTCGTCCGGAAATGGCCGAGAAGCTGCGTCTGCGTTCGCGCATGACCACCAGCATCCGCCGCTTCCTCGACGAAAACGGCTTCCTTGACGTCGAAACGCCGATCCTGACCCGGGCCACCCCGGAAGGCGCGCGTGACTATCTGGTGCCGAGCCGTACCCACGCTGGTAGCTTCTTTGCCCTGCCGCAATCGCCACAGCTGTTCAAGCAACTGTTGATGGTGGCCGGCTTCGACCGTTACTACCAGATCGCCAAGTGCTTCCGCGACGAAGACCTGCGCGCCGACCGCCAGCCGGAATTCACCCAGATCGACATCGAGACCAGTTTCCTCGATGAAAAAGAGATCATGGGCATCACCGAAAAAATGATCCGCAACCTGTTCAAGGAAGTGCTGGACCTGGAGTTCGGTGAGTTCCCACACATGACCTTCGAAGAAGCCATGCGCCGTTACGGTTCCGACAAGCCAGACCTGCGTATTCCGCTGGAACTGGTGGACGTGGCCGACCAGCTCAAGGACGTCGACTTCAAGGTATTCAGCGGCCCGGCCAACGACCCGAAATGTCGTATCGCCGCTCTGCGCGTGCCTGGCGGCGCGAGCATGCCGCGCAAGCAGATCGACGACTACACCAAGTTCGTCGGCATCTACGGTGCCAAGGGCCTGGCGTACATCAAGGTCAACGAGCGCGCCAAAGGCGTTGAAGGCCTGCAGTCGCCTATCGTGAAGAACATCCCTGAAGCCAACCTCAACGTGATCCTGGATCGCGTGGGCGCGGTCGATGGCGACATCGTGTTCTTTGGCGCCGACAAGGCCAAGATCGTCAGCGAAGCCTTGGGTGCGCTGCGGATCAAGCTGGGCCACGACCTGGACCTGCTGACCTGCAAGTGGGCACCGATGTGGGTCGTTGACTTCCCGATGTTCGAAGAGAACGACGACGGCAGCTTCAGCGCCTTGCACCACCCGTTCACCGCGCCGAAATGCTCCCCGGAAGAATTGGAAGCCAATCCTGCGGGCGCTCTGTCCCGTGCGTATGACATGGTGCTCAACGGCACCGAGCTGGGTGGCGGTTCGATCCGTATCCACCGCAAAGAGATGCAGCAAGCGGTCTTCCGTCTGCTGGGTATCGACGAAGCGGAACAGGAAGAGAAGTTCGGCTTCCTGCTCGATGCCCTGAAATACGGCGCGCCGCCTCACGGTGGCCTGGCTTTCGGCCTGGACCGCCTGGTCATGCTGATGACCGGCGCCCAGTCGATCCGTGAAGTGATTGCGTTCCCGAAAACCCAGAGTGCTGCCGACGTAATGACGCAGGCTCCAGGTGTGGTGGATGCCAAGGCATTGCGCGAGCTGCACATTCGTCTGCGCGAGACGCCGAAGGCTGAGTAA
- the tolR gene encoding protein TolR — MARSRKKRKPVAEMNVVPYIDVMLVLLVIFMVTAPMLNQGVKVDLPKVSSEALPQDNNTQVLTISIKADKTYYWNLGSEVDTQKQQDKALTLPAMTDAVTKIIRSGNEGGKHTQVFIRGDKSVDYGSVMGAMGGLQKAGVGNVGLITEAP; from the coding sequence ATCGCTCGATCTCGCAAAAAGCGCAAGCCGGTCGCTGAGATGAACGTAGTGCCCTACATCGACGTGATGCTGGTGCTGCTGGTGATCTTCATGGTGACCGCGCCGATGCTCAACCAGGGCGTGAAGGTTGATCTGCCCAAGGTTTCCAGTGAAGCCCTGCCGCAAGACAACAACACTCAGGTCCTGACCATTTCGATCAAGGCTGACAAGACCTATTACTGGAACCTTGGCAGCGAAGTCGACACTCAGAAGCAGCAAGACAAGGCCCTGACCTTGCCCGCGATGACCGATGCGGTGACCAAGATCATTCGCTCCGGCAACGAAGGCGGCAAGCACACCCAGGTGTTCATCCGGGGCGACAAGTCTGTCGACTACGGCTCTGTCATGGGCGCCATGGGCGGGCTGCAGAAGGCCGGCGTCGGTAACGTTGGCTTGATTACCGAGGCGCCCTGA
- the ybgC gene encoding tol-pal system-associated acyl-CoA thioesterase: MRAQNGDQSFAHRCRVYYEDTDAGGIVYYVNYLKFMERARTEQLRELGFAQSELAGEDLLFVVHSSEARYHAPARLDDELLVSAQVIELNRASLRFKQQVRRATDATLLCEGQFLVACVRTSSLKPRAIPETLRAAFAAVSGAGKQSKQEI; the protein is encoded by the coding sequence ATGCGCGCGCAAAATGGGGATCAGTCGTTCGCACATCGTTGTCGCGTTTATTACGAGGACACCGATGCTGGCGGCATCGTGTATTACGTCAATTACCTCAAGTTCATGGAGCGGGCTCGAACCGAGCAGCTACGGGAGCTGGGCTTTGCCCAATCCGAGCTGGCAGGGGAGGACCTGTTATTCGTTGTGCATTCCAGCGAGGCTCGGTATCACGCGCCGGCGCGATTGGATGACGAGTTACTGGTCAGCGCGCAAGTAATCGAATTGAACCGTGCCAGCCTGCGTTTCAAGCAGCAGGTCAGGCGGGCAACGGATGCAACGCTGCTCTGTGAGGGGCAGTTCCTGGTGGCGTGTGTGCGCACCAGCAGTTTGAAACCTCGGGCCATTCCCGAAACTCTACGTGCGGCCTTTGCCGCCGTGAGCGGCGCGGGTAAACAATCAAAGCAGGAGATTTAG
- the tolA gene encoding cell envelope integrity protein TolA: protein MHQQREPSASESFFWPSVWAIALHVLVFGLLFVSFAMTPDLPPAKPIVQATLYQLKSKSQATTQTNQKIAGEAQKSAARQTEVEQMEQKKVEQEAVKAAAEQKKEEAAQKAEESKKADEAKKADEAKKADEAKKAEKAAEAKKAEEKQLADIAKKKAEDEAKKAAEEEAKKKAAEEAKKKIVEDAKKKAAEDAKKKAEADEAKKKIADDAKKKAAADATKKKAQEAARKSAEEKKAQALADLLSDTPQRQQALADERGDEVAGSFDDLIRARAAEGWTRPPSARKGMTVVLQIGMLPDGTVTSVSVAKSSGDGSFDSSAVAAVKNIGRLTEMQGMKPSDFAPYRSFKMTFTPEDLAL, encoded by the coding sequence ATGCACCAACAGCGAGAGCCGTCCGCCTCGGAAAGCTTCTTCTGGCCTAGCGTCTGGGCAATCGCCCTGCACGTCCTGGTATTTGGCCTGCTGTTCGTCAGCTTTGCCATGACCCCGGACCTGCCGCCAGCCAAGCCGATCGTGCAGGCGACCCTGTATCAGCTGAAATCGAAAAGCCAGGCCACCACCCAGACCAATCAGAAGATTGCGGGTGAGGCCCAGAAGTCGGCTGCGCGCCAGACTGAAGTCGAGCAGATGGAACAGAAGAAGGTCGAGCAGGAAGCGGTGAAGGCTGCTGCGGAACAAAAGAAAGAAGAGGCGGCTCAAAAGGCCGAGGAATCGAAAAAGGCTGACGAAGCCAAGAAGGCCGACGAGGCGAAAAAGGCTGATGAAGCCAAGAAAGCCGAGAAAGCTGCCGAAGCGAAAAAAGCCGAAGAGAAACAATTGGCTGATATAGCCAAGAAGAAAGCCGAAGACGAAGCGAAGAAAGCTGCCGAGGAAGAGGCCAAGAAAAAGGCCGCTGAAGAGGCCAAGAAAAAGATAGTCGAAGACGCGAAGAAGAAAGCCGCCGAAGACGCCAAGAAAAAAGCTGAAGCAGACGAGGCGAAAAAGAAAATCGCCGATGATGCGAAGAAGAAAGCTGCCGCCGATGCCACCAAGAAAAAGGCCCAGGAAGCAGCGCGCAAATCCGCCGAAGAGAAAAAGGCCCAGGCCTTGGCAGATCTGCTTTCCGACACGCCGCAGCGTCAGCAAGCTTTGGCCGATGAACGGGGTGACGAAGTCGCGGGCAGTTTCGACGACCTGATTCGGGCACGGGCAGCAGAAGGCTGGACGCGTCCACCTTCGGCACGTAAAGGCATGACAGTAGTGCTGCAGATCGGCATGTTGCCGGACGGTACGGTGACTTCGGTCAGCGTGGCCAAGTCCAGTGGTGACGGTTCGTTCGACAGTTCGGCGGTTGCCGCGGTCAAGAACATTGGCCGGTTGACCGAGATGCAGGGAATGAAACCAAGCGACTTCGCTCCCTATCGTTCATTCAAGATGACATTCACACCTGAGGATCTAGCCTTGTGA
- the tolB gene encoding Tol-Pal system beta propeller repeat protein TolB: MLVVICCMAGIAAADEKNILVTSGSDRATPIAVVPFGWQGGSVLPDDMAQIVSDDLRNSGYYAPIPKGNMISQPTQASEVIFRDWKAVGAQYLMVGNIVPAGGRLQIQYTLFNVATEQQVLTGSVSGTAEQLRDMAHYISDQSFEKLTGIKGAFSTRLLYVTAERFSVDNTRYTLQRSDYDGARAVTLLQSREPILSPRFAPDGKRIAYVSFEQKRPRIFVQHIDTGRREQITNFEGLNGAPAWSPDGSRLAFVLSKDGNPDIYVMNMASRQISRVTSGPGINTEPFWGKDGSTIYFTSDRGGKPQVYKTSVGGGGAERVTFIGNYNANPKLSADEKTLVMIHRQDGFTNFRVAAQDLQRGTVKILTDTNLDESATVAPNGTMVIYATRQQGRGVLMLVSINGRVRLPLPTAQGEVREPSWSPYLN, translated from the coding sequence ATGCTTGTCGTTATTTGCTGTATGGCAGGGATAGCGGCGGCGGATGAAAAGAACATCCTGGTCACCAGCGGTAGCGATCGGGCCACCCCGATCGCGGTCGTACCGTTCGGTTGGCAGGGCGGCAGTGTTCTGCCGGACGACATGGCCCAGATCGTCAGCGACGACCTGCGCAACTCCGGTTACTACGCGCCGATTCCGAAAGGCAACATGATCAGCCAGCCAACCCAGGCCAGCGAAGTCATCTTCCGTGACTGGAAAGCCGTTGGCGCCCAGTACCTGATGGTCGGCAACATCGTTCCGGCGGGTGGTCGCCTGCAGATCCAGTACACGTTGTTCAACGTGGCCACTGAACAGCAGGTCCTGACCGGCAGCGTTTCGGGCACTGCCGAACAACTGCGGGACATGGCCCACTACATTTCGGACCAGTCGTTTGAAAAGCTCACCGGTATCAAGGGGGCTTTCTCGACGCGTCTGCTGTATGTAACGGCTGAACGATTCTCCGTAGACAACACGCGTTATACCTTGCAACGCTCGGACTACGACGGTGCGCGGGCTGTCACTTTGCTGCAATCGCGCGAGCCAATCCTGTCGCCGCGTTTCGCACCGGATGGCAAGCGCATTGCCTACGTGTCTTTCGAGCAGAAGCGTCCGCGCATCTTCGTCCAGCACATTGACACGGGGCGTCGTGAGCAGATCACCAACTTCGAAGGCCTCAACGGTGCGCCGGCCTGGTCTCCGGATGGTTCGCGCCTGGCGTTCGTGTTGTCCAAAGACGGCAACCCGGATATCTATGTGATGAACATGGCTTCGCGCCAGATCTCTCGCGTAACCAGCGGTCCAGGTATCAATACCGAACCGTTCTGGGGTAAAGATGGTTCGACCATCTATTTCACTTCCGATCGTGGTGGTAAGCCGCAAGTCTATAAAACAAGTGTTGGCGGCGGGGGCGCGGAACGCGTGACCTTTATCGGTAACTACAATGCCAACCCTAAGCTTTCGGCTGATGAAAAGACGTTGGTGATGATTCACCGTCAGGATGGTTTCACTAATTTCCGGGTTGCGGCCCAGGATTTGCAGCGCGGAACCGTAAAAATCCTCACAGATACCAACCTAGATGAGTCAGCCACTGTTGCGCCCAACGGCACCATGGTAATCTACGCCACCCGCCAGCAGGGCCGGGGAGTCTTGATGCTCGTGTCCATTAATGGACGCGTAAGGCTCCCGCTTCCTACCGCACAAGGCGAAGTCAGAGAACCATCCTGGTCCCCTTACCTGAACTGA
- the ruvC gene encoding crossover junction endodeoxyribonuclease RuvC, producing the protein MTLILGIDPGSRITGFGVVQQTPRGCIYVASGCIRTGAGELAERLQIVYRGVREVIQTYGPVTMGIEKVFMAKNADSALKLGQARGAAIVAGAEEGMEIAEYTATQVKQAVVGTGAANKEQVMMMVMHMLKLTSKPQIDASDALAIAICHAHTRSSLLPHGLGAARSRGGRLRL; encoded by the coding sequence ATGACTTTAATCCTAGGTATCGACCCCGGTTCGCGCATCACCGGTTTTGGCGTAGTGCAACAGACCCCGCGCGGCTGCATCTACGTCGCCTCGGGTTGTATCCGCACCGGCGCGGGCGAGTTGGCCGAACGCCTGCAGATCGTCTACCGTGGCGTGCGTGAAGTGATCCAGACCTACGGTCCGGTGACCATGGGGATCGAAAAGGTATTCATGGCCAAAAACGCCGATTCGGCCCTCAAGCTCGGGCAGGCTCGCGGCGCCGCCATTGTGGCCGGTGCCGAGGAGGGCATGGAAATCGCCGAATACACCGCGACTCAGGTCAAGCAAGCCGTGGTCGGCACCGGTGCGGCGAATAAAGAGCAAGTGATGATGATGGTGATGCATATGCTCAAGCTCACCTCGAAACCTCAAATCGATGCCTCCGACGCCCTGGCGATCGCCATTTGCCATGCGCACACCCGCTCCAGCCTGTTGCCCCACGGGCTGGGTGCGGCACGCAGTCGTGGCGGGCGCCTGCGTCTCTGA